Proteins found in one Salvelinus alpinus chromosome 11, SLU_Salpinus.1, whole genome shotgun sequence genomic segment:
- the LOC139533762 gene encoding protein RIC-3-like has protein sequence MVFSSSQQVVVAFTAVLFAFVVFPRMFGVGSGAKETRGFDARYNRKAGPGPGPGAVRGQPVNKNTAGSMNKAQTLENMQQMKVLMEQEMKGDKYKTNSNKGYVFTLMPLYAVGVGLFAAYKFLKIKSADDSQAQKNKDAKGPKKSEETENQLTELEQRLAQTEKMLNSILTQLDPLTSCVKSVAQEQKNEIMSQLQSIRHLMKKRGMDCPPLNIEEPQCERNLDDLIESLAAHGDTSPEVVAPAEDDQSGVVKEEEPVHLQQHRPESKDEYSATGAEEEDMPSLDDSCETDIEDMGPAQSIPEERPSTGLRRRNRLE, from the exons ATGGTTTTCTCATCGTCCCAGCAAGTGGTGGTCGCATTTACGGCGGTGTTGTTTGCATTTGTGGTGTTCCCTAGAATGTTCGGCGTAGGGTCCGGAGCGAAGGAAACTAGAGGTTTTGATGCACGCTACAACAGAAAAG CGGGTCCGGGACCAGGACCAGGTGCAGTGAGAGGGCAGCCGGTCAACAAGAACACGGCTGGCTCCATGAATAAAGCTCAGACCCTGGAGAACATGCAGCAGATGAAGGTGCTGATGGAGCAGGAGATGAAGGGTGACAAATACAAAACCAACAGCAACAAGGGCTATGTGTTCACGCTGATGCCGCTCTACGCCGTCGGAGTCGGCCTCTTTGCAGCATACAAATTTCTGAAG ATCAAGTCTGCAGATGACTCTCAAGCCCAAAAGAACAAGGATGCCAAAGGTCCCAAGAAGTCGgaggagacag AGAATCAGCTTACAGAGCTGGAGCAGCGGCTAGCGCAAACAGAGAAGATGCTCAACTCCATTCTCACCCAACTGGACCCATTGACAAGTTG TGTCAAGTCTGTGGCCCAGGAACAGAAGAACGAGATCATGTCCCAGCTCCAGTCCATCCGCCACCTGATGAAGAAGAGAGGCATGGACTGTCCACCCCTTAACATTGAAG AGCCGCAGTGCGAGAGGAACCTGGATGACCTCATCGAGTCTCTGGCAGCCCACGGCGACACCTCGCCAGAGGTGGTCGCTCCTGCGGAGGACGATCAAAGTggtgtcgtgaaagaggaggagccAGTCCACCTCCAGCAGCACCGCCCTGAATCCAAGGATGAGTACTCAGCAACCGGCGCTGAGGAGGAGGACATGCCCTCCTTGGATGATTCTTGTGAGACCGACATTGAGGACATGGGCCCAGCCCAGAGCATTCCAGAAGAAAGGCCTTCAACTGGGCTCAGACGACGCAACAGGCTGGAATGA